DNA sequence from the Rhodanobacteraceae bacterium genome:
CTGCCGATGCCATCGATCCACAACTTGCTCGCCGCAAGGTACACATCCAGCCCGCGGTCGTCCTCGGCCGAGGCGAGATCGACCAGGTCGGCGTCCCGCGAGCGCTTCCATTGCACGCCCAGAGCCAGCTGCGGCGCATTCCCGTAGACCAGGTCGCCCGCGAGACGGAGCTTCGCGCCGATCACATCGGTATCCAGCCGCGCATCCGGCCACAGCCCACGTTCGACCAGGCCATCGAGGCCCAGCGACATCCGCGCGAACGACAGCTCCAGCCGGTTGCGCCAGCCGAGTGCAACCGCGGCCGCGCGCACGTCGAAATCGCCGGTATCGATGACGCTGCCGGCGGCCGACAGGTCCCACTCGCGCCCCTCGCTGTGGCCGGCGATCGTCGCCCACGGCACCAGACCGCCGCCCGCCGCGCCCTCCAGCGACACGAGGCCGCCGCTGCCGCGCAAGCGGCCATCGGCGGCGCTGGCATCCAGCGCCAGCAGCAGGCATGCGCAGCACCAGCGAAGTCGCATCCGTCATCCACTCGCGTAGAGTCCCGGCTGGATTGTAGCCGGCGGACGAAGGCCTTGAGCGACCCCCATACCCACGGCATGCAGGTGTACCTGGTCGGCGGCGCGGTGCGCGACCGCCTGCTCGGGCGCGCCGCGGGCGATCGCGACCATGTGGTCGTCGGCAGCACGCCGGAGGCCATGGTCGCAGCCGGTTTCCGCCCGGTCGGCGCGGATTTCCCGGTGTTCCTGCACCCGGTCACGCAGGAGGAGTACGCGCTGGCACGCACCGAGCGCAAGAGCGGGCGCGGCTATGCGGGCTTCACCTTCCACACCGGCGCCGAGGTGACGCTGGAAGACGACCTGCGCCGGCGCGACTTCACGATCAATGCGATCGCGCAGGACGCCGACGGACGCCTGGTTGATCCTTTCGACGGTCGCGGCGACCTGGAGCGGCGGCTGCTGCGGCATGTCTCGGACGCCTTCGTCGAGGACCCGGTGCGGGTGCTGCGCGCGGCGCGCTTTCTCGCGCGCTTAACCCCGCTCGGATTCCGCCTGGCGCCGGAGACCCGCGAACTGATGCGCGCGATGGTGGTCAATGGCGAGATCGACCACCTGGTGCCCGAGCGCGTCTGGCAGGAACTGCGCCACGGGCTCACCGAGGCGCAGCCGAGCGCCTTCCTGGCCACGCTGCGCGAGTGCGGCGCGCTCGCACGGCTGTTCCCGGAGATCGATGCGCTGTACGGCGTGCCGCAGCGCGCCGAGTTCCACCCGGAGATCGACACCGGGATCCACCTCGAAATGGTCCTCGACCAGTGCCCACGGGTGGCGCCGGGCGACGACCTTGTCGCCTGGGCAGCCTTGGTGCACGACCTCGGCAAGGCGCTGACGCCGCGCGAGGAATGGCCGCGACATGTTGCCCACGAACACCGCGGCCTGGCGCCTGCGCAGGAACTGGCGACACGCCTGAAGGTGCCCGCCGAGCACCGCGACCTGGGCCTGCTGGTGTGCGAACACCACCTGGCGATGCACCGATTGGACGAACTGCGGCCGACCACCCTGATGAAGCTGATCGAGCGCCTCGACGGCTTGCGCAAACCCGAGCGCGTGCGCCGCTTCGCGCTCGCCTGCGAGGCCGACCACCGCGGCCGCCTGGG
Encoded proteins:
- a CDS encoding DUF3034 family protein; this encodes MRLRWCCACLLLALDASAADGRLRGSGGLVSLEGAAGGGLVPWATIAGHSEGREWDLSAAGSVIDTGDFDVRAAAVALGWRNRLELSFARMSLGLDGLVERGLWPDARLDTDVIGAKLRLAGDLVYGNAPQLALGVQWKRSRDADLVDLASAEDDRGLDVYLAASKLWIDGIGSRRTLASLTLRSTEAHQLGLAGFSDERSWTLEGSLAVFLSADWLVGAEYRAKPDRLEFAREDDWRDVFVAWIPSKHFQLALAHVDLGSVGGLPGQRGYYLSLQGSAP
- a CDS encoding multifunctional CCA addition/repair protein encodes the protein MQVYLVGGAVRDRLLGRAAGDRDHVVVGSTPEAMVAAGFRPVGADFPVFLHPVTQEEYALARTERKSGRGYAGFTFHTGAEVTLEDDLRRRDFTINAIAQDADGRLVDPFDGRGDLERRLLRHVSDAFVEDPVRVLRAARFLARLTPLGFRLAPETRELMRAMVVNGEIDHLVPERVWQELRHGLTEAQPSAFLATLRECGALARLFPEIDALYGVPQRAEFHPEIDTGIHLEMVLDQCPRVAPGDDLVAWAALVHDLGKALTPREEWPRHVAHEHRGLAPAQELATRLKVPAEHRDLGLLVCEHHLAMHRLDELRPTTLMKLIERLDGLRKPERVRRFALACEADHRGRLGLSDRPYPQGQALLAALAAARSVNAAALVERGLSGPALGEALRQERVAAIAQVRGSA